Proteins from one Fragaria vesca subsp. vesca linkage group LG6, FraVesHawaii_1.0, whole genome shotgun sequence genomic window:
- the LOC101293218 gene encoding BTB/POZ domain-containing protein At3g09030-like — protein MENGNHRAATGPRTDDRIKLNVGGKLFETTISTIQAGGHDSLLAALSSRTSDDPDPVFIDRDPEIFSVILSLLRSDGLPSTARRFSKQELTDEALYYGIESQLKSAMLPPPLSGIDASIVTTVQPASDGLPSAITAGTDGSVWIAHGGQISSYDWNLSHAGTIRTHLEDINSICRVYPEIAAVGSETDPGLHFYDFSGVRNMGSIHWTDPTDPRIFKARVTAVSDSPSSVFAGFDCPHRENCILVIDKSTLKIVGELSRQSGSSAKNLAVGKLTWLPETGLIVGSSVTSGAFGYSGYIRMWDPRLNEVVWETNEPGSGRSSRFGDSFADVDVDIEESALFKVCSKSGDLAMADLRNLGDDPWVYLQDKNPSMRTKGSANCTSVIHCYKSQAFVGRDGELEVWSRLPRAENRVDRESEVCEGLYRRNFVDKEEDAQRGIIKKIEGGGNRLFVVREDVEGIEVWESSHSSGAVSVL, from the coding sequence ATGGAAAACGGTAACCACCGCGCCGCCACCGGCCCTCGCACCGACGACCGTATCAAGCTCAACGTCGGCGGCAAGCTCTTCGAAACGACCATATCCACAATCCAAGCGGGCGGCCACGACTCTCTGTTAGCCGCCCTCTCGAGCCGGACCTCCGACGACCCGGACCCGGTTTTCATAGACCGGGACCCGGAGATCTTCTCCGTCATACTCTCTCTCCTCCGCTCCGACGGTCTCCCTTCCACGGCTCGCCGATTCTCCAAGCAAGAACTCACCGATGAAGCTCTCTACTACGGCATCGAGTCGCAGCTCAAGTCGGCGATGCTGCCGCCTCCGCTGTCCGGAATCGACGCCTCGATTGTGACGACAGTTCAGCCCGCCTCCGACGGCCTCCCCTCGGCGATCACAGCCGGCACCGACGGCTCCGTTTGGATCGCGCACGGCGGTCAAATCTCCAGCTACGATTGGAATCTGAGCCACGCCGGAACGATCCGTACTCATCTGGAAGACATCAACTCGATTTGCCGAGTGTATCCCGAAATCGCCGCCGTGGGATCCGAAACCGATCCTGGACTCCACTTCTACGACTTCTCCGGCGTGCGGAATATGGGGTCGATCCACTGGACCGACCCGACCGACCCGAGAATCTTCAAGGCCCGAGTCACGGCCGTTTCGGACTCGCCGAGCTCAGTCTTCGCCGGTTTCGACTGCCCGCACAGAGAGAACTGCATCTTAGTGATCGACAAATCGACGCTCAAGATCGTCGGCGAGCTGAGCAGGCAGTCCGGAAGCTCGGCGAAGAACTTGGCCGTCGGAAAGCTGACGTGGCTGCCTGAAACGGGCTTGATCGTTGGCAGCTCCGTAACTAGCGGCGCGTTCGGGTATTCGGGTTATATCCGGATGTGGGACCCGAGGTTGAATGAGGTGGTTTGGGAGACGAACGAGCCAGGCTCGGGGCGGAGCAGTAGGTTCGGGGACTCGTTTGCCGACGTGGATGTCGACATTGAGGAGTCGGCATTGTTCAAGGTGTGTTCAAAGTCTGGAGATTTGGCAATGGCAGACTTGCGTAATTTAGGGGATGATCCGTGGGTTTATTTACAAGATAAGAATCCAAGCATGAGGACTAAGGGGAGTGCGAATTGTACTAGTGTGATTCACTGTTACAAAAGCCAAGCCTTTGTGGGAAGAGATGGTGAATTGGAGGTTTGGTCTCGGCTTCCGAGAGCGGAAAACAGGGTGGATAGAGAGAGTGAGGTGTGTGAGGGATTGTATAGGAGGAATTTTGTGGATAAAGAGGAGGATGCTCAGAGAGGGATTATAAAGAAAATCGAAGGCGGTGGGAATAGGCTGTTTGTTGTTAGAGAAGATGTTGAAGGTATTGAGGTGTGGGAGAGCTCTCATTCTTCTGGTGCAGTTTCAGTTTTGTGA